TTTCAGTGTCCCATCGGCCTTCCGATAGCTCCGCTCGAATTCGTCCGTTCGAGAGATGGGGCGTTGCTCTACATCGAGTGAGCAAGTTCCGGGTTGATTCGTGATCGTGCCGTAGTCTGAATCAGGTTCCCGTCGCGTGATGTACACCTGAATTCGGGTGGGAACACTCCGGTCGAGTCGGCGGAATGGAAGTTCATCAGCGAGGAAGCCTTCAGAATGTGTGGTGCTGATATCGAACGCTGACGAGAGCACGCTGACCTGTTGTCGATGAAGCGCCTGTGACGATTCACTGCTGAGCTGTGAGAGTGCGTTGTCGTTGTTGTTTGTGAAAGCCGCAGTCATGCGGCGGAGGAGCGGGTCATACAGGCTAGAGGGAGCGAGACGGCGACACGCTGCGCTACGGTCAAGTTGTCGGAGTAACCGGTACCGCGTAGCGGTTTCGTCCGCGTCAAGTCGGCGATTCTGGTCATAGTAGACATCATACGCGACGATACCAGTGAAGTCTGCCAGATGTGTGGCGAGTAACTCTAGTTGGTGGTCAACCCACCGGTACCGGACGAGCAATTCCTCTGCGAGGTCGAACGCTTCGGTTAGAGACTCGAACGGTGACTGGGGATTAGCATCCGTAGTGGCGTCAAGATAGATCGACTCAGGTGGGGTGTCAGGTTCCGCGGTCAGTTCTCGTGCCCAACCGTCTAGTAAATGCCCCAGACTGCGGATGCACCGCTGCGGGATGTAGACACCGTATGACTGCTCATCGGTATGGAACGGTGTGTATCCGGTGACACCGTCAAGCCCGTATGCACCGACTGCCGTATCCCACTCGGCTTCGAGAAAGTGTAAGACCTCCTCGGCACGCACCTCGTCGTCACTGGGCGTGGCGTCTTGAAGTCGGTGTTCGTACTTCTCTCGCGGGATAACGTGCCCGTCCACTGGCCAGCCGACAGTCGTTTGATGATCATTGAATACCGATGGAGGGTTGATACCATCTCGCAGAGGCCCGCCATACGGTTTGTAGCTCTCGCCAGCTGCATACCGGGAGAGGAAATCCCGACAGTCCATGAGGCGCATGTGCTCCAATCGAATTCTGGTAACGAGTTATACCCCGTGGAAAGGGGCGATATTCTAAATTAACCAAGCAACACGCGAAATAGAATCATTATGGGATGTCGTAGCGGTCACACACGATGGAGTTGTTTTCGATGGTGAGGAGCCAGGCAATACGGTCATCCGGGTCGTTGTTTGTACTCATGTGTTCTGCTGCCCCGGTGTACATGACTGGAACATCACCCCAGTCTGTTCGGTAGGAATCATGATGGTGGCCTGCGAGGATGAAGTCGAATTGGCCTCCGAATTGGCGGTTGATACGTTCGAGGTCTACAGTCTCTGGGCCGTGGCCGGAGAGTTGTTCGATGGT
The DNA window shown above is from Haloarcula halobia and carries:
- a CDS encoding type II toxin-antitoxin system RelE family toxin; amino-acid sequence: MRLMDCRDFLSRYAAGESYKPYGGPLRDGINPPSVFNDHQTTVGWPVDGHVIPREKYEHRLQDATPSDDEVRAEEVLHFLEAEWDTAVGAYGLDGVTGYTPFHTDEQSYGVYIPQRCIRSLGHLLDGWARELTAEPDTPPESIYLDATTDANPQSPFESLTEAFDLAEELLVRYRWVDHQLELLATHLADFTGIVAYDVYYDQNRRLDADETATRYRLLRQLDRSAACRRLAPSSLYDPLLRRMTAAFTNNNDNALSQLSSESSQALHRQQVSVLSSAFDISTTHSEGFLADELPFRRLDRSVPTRIQVYITRREPDSDYGTITNQPGTCSLDVEQRPISRTDEFERSYRKADGTLKRDVDNLIEDIRNRFEHQTWKGMSFGPKDKRYIDVTGSKRLVVQIDDQTKTVTLLDFGSHDLPRQHGFNKV